The following coding sequences are from one Sphingomonadaceae bacterium OTU29LAMAA1 window:
- a CDS encoding M1 family metallopeptidase, with protein MRLFLTLPALALLAATPLPKKGEPAITELTKTSGGIRPAEQLALRFDSADLSFEVLPDTETLNGVATLSFTAKSAVDRLLIDIDKNLPVAAIAIDGVALKPAAWSNPEGRLTIRLPRTIATGGKVTARITYGGTPHVAVRAPWDDGMVWSKTPDGKTWFATTAEGYGCDLFWPCLDFPTGEPGVVDLHITVPKGLKAPSNGKLVGIDTLPDGRTRWNWRTRNPNTYAIALNVGPYEEISGIYKSRFGNSIPMYYWYLPGEREQAEKLFAEFAPTLDFFEAKVGPYPFGDEKVGVVETPHKGMEHQTINAYGNEYAKAVEGFDWLFQHEFTHEWFANQLTAANWDDYWLHEGYGSYMQPAYGEWREGRARYATMMQSQRATIMNLKPIVQGRVITEEEVYEAEKGGAGQDIYVKGSWMLHTLRNLIGDDAFWKVTTLAVYGRADPRPGNFVPRFGSSAEYEAFVRQVTGKDYGWFFDVYLRQAALPELLASRIGNTVTLAWNVPGGGAFPMPVEVQVAGRTQLLPMIKGHGTLTVPTGTHFIVDPDAKILRRNVAVEETQAWRAAQAARRASAQ; from the coding sequence ATGCGATTATTCCTGACTTTACCGGCCCTCGCCCTACTCGCCGCGACGCCCCTTCCAAAGAAGGGCGAACCCGCGATCACTGAACTAACCAAGACGTCGGGTGGTATCCGCCCGGCAGAACAGCTCGCGCTCCGCTTCGACAGCGCCGATCTCAGCTTCGAGGTGCTGCCGGACACCGAGACGCTCAACGGCGTCGCCACCCTCAGCTTCACTGCGAAAAGCGCGGTCGACCGCCTGCTGATAGATATTGACAAAAACCTACCCGTCGCCGCCATCGCGATCGATGGCGTCGCGCTAAAACCGGCGGCTTGGTCCAATCCCGAAGGGCGACTCACCATCCGGCTGCCCCGCACCATAGCCACCGGCGGTAAGGTCACCGCACGCATCACCTATGGCGGCACTCCGCACGTCGCGGTCCGCGCACCGTGGGACGACGGCATGGTCTGGTCGAAGACGCCCGATGGCAAGACATGGTTCGCCACCACTGCAGAGGGCTATGGCTGCGACCTGTTCTGGCCGTGCCTCGACTTCCCGACCGGCGAGCCCGGCGTTGTGGACCTGCACATCACCGTGCCCAAAGGGTTGAAGGCTCCCTCGAACGGCAAGCTGGTAGGCATCGACACGTTGCCGGACGGTCGCACGCGCTGGAACTGGCGCACGCGCAATCCCAACACATATGCCATCGCACTCAACGTAGGCCCGTATGAAGAGATCAGCGGTATCTACAAAAGTCGCTTCGGCAACAGCATTCCAATGTATTACTGGTATTTACCTGGCGAACGGGAGCAAGCGGAGAAGCTGTTCGCCGAATTCGCGCCCACACTCGACTTCTTCGAGGCGAAGGTCGGCCCCTATCCCTTCGGCGACGAGAAGGTTGGTGTGGTGGAAACGCCGCACAAGGGCATGGAACACCAGACGATCAACGCCTACGGTAACGAATATGCCAAGGCGGTCGAGGGGTTCGACTGGCTGTTCCAGCACGAATTCACCCACGAATGGTTCGCTAACCAGCTGACCGCAGCGAACTGGGACGATTACTGGCTGCACGAGGGCTATGGCAGCTACATGCAGCCCGCTTATGGCGAATGGCGCGAGGGCCGCGCCCGCTATGCAACGATGATGCAGAGCCAGCGCGCCACGATCATGAACCTTAAACCAATCGTGCAGGGCCGCGTCATCACCGAGGAAGAGGTCTATGAAGCGGAGAAGGGCGGCGCCGGGCAAGACATCTACGTCAAGGGATCGTGGATGCTGCACACCCTGCGCAACCTGATCGGCGACGACGCCTTCTGGAAGGTGACGACGCTCGCGGTCTACGGCCGAGCCGATCCGCGTCCAGGCAATTTCGTTCCGCGGTTCGGTTCGAGTGCCGAATACGAAGCCTTCGTGCGGCAGGTAACCGGCAAGGATTATGGGTGGTTCTTCGACGTATATCTGCGGCAGGCGGCGCTGCCCGAACTGCTTGCGAGCCGCATAGGCAACACGGTGACCCTCGCGTGGAATGTGCCCGGCGGCGGTGCCTTCCCCATGCCGGTGGAGGTGCAGGTCGCAGGCCGGACGCAGCTATTGCCGATGATCAAGGGCCACGGCACGCTAACGGTCCCGACGGGCACCCATTTCATCGTCGATCCGGATGCCAAGATTCTGCGTCGCAACGTCGCGGTCGAGGAAACGCAGGCATGGCGGGCCGCACAGGCCGCCAGACGAGCCAGCGCACAATGA